A genomic window from Astatotilapia calliptera chromosome 12, fAstCal1.2, whole genome shotgun sequence includes:
- the LOC113033473 gene encoding tumor necrosis factor receptor superfamily member 10B-like, which produces MKHVPMFVVFVPVLVVLLKSTTAYPQAGLKVGNGRARRQANCPADQYEHGNLCCLNCKAGTYVKSPCSVDGERGQCEECDYDTYMKHDNRLKFCLKCTRCRPDEEIVSACTHTEDTKCQCKPGRFCDPNQACEVCLKCSRCAEDEEKVRNCTSTSNTECKKIQNKSGSDPGITVVVVVVVLCVLAAITFAGIFFYKRRRKMGSQRNRSDRSKAEQQYTAIQTPEDKDTQRPTSTNLILSQHLVRVKSPNIAEDERQILSPSLNSSASNSQHSLTDALTPAPQASPVVSAQLHRREEVPLPKLVPVNGEESLRKCFEYFEELDVNYHKRFFRQLEISDNVIKSKENLPYEDRIHELLHIWVEKEGKGASLNDLLQALNILNQRRTAETIHQKAVDGGHFLLL; this is translated from the exons ATGAAGCACGTTCCTATGTTTGTG GTTTTTGTGCCTGTCCTGGTCGTTCTCCTCAAATCCACCACAGCATACCCACAGGCTGGTCTTAAAGTGGGAAACGGCAGAGCACGGCGGCAGGCCAACTGCCCGGCAGATCAGTACGAACACGGCAACCTCTGTTGTTTGAATTGTAAAGCTG GCACATATGTGAAATCACCCTGCAGTGTAGATGGAGAGAGGGGGCAGTGTGAGGAGTGTGACTACGATACATACATGAAGCATGACAACCGACTGAAGTTCTGCTTGAAGTGCACACGGTGTCGCCCAG ATGAGGAAATTGTAAGCGCATGCACTCACACTGAAGACACTAAATGTCAGTGCAAACCAGGGAGATTTTGTGATCCTAACCAAGCATGTGAGGTGTGCTTGAAGTGTTCACG GTGTGCAGAGGATGAAGAGAAAGTGAGGAACTGCACATCAACCTCCAACACGGAGTGCAAGAAGATCCAGAACAAATCTGGCTCTGATCCAG gtatcactgtggtggtggttgtggtggtgCTGTGTGTCCTCGCTGCCATAACATTTGCTGGGATATTTTTCTACAAGAGGAGACGTAAAATGG GCTCTCAGAGAAATCGGTCTGACAGGAGCAAAGCAGAACAG CAATACACTGCCATCCAGACTCCTGAGGATAAGGACACTCAAAGACCAACCAGCACAAATCTAATCCTGTCCCAGCATCTGGTGAGAGTTAAATCCCCCAACATTGCTGAGGATGAGCGTCAAATTCTCAGTCCAAGCCTCAACAGCTCAGCCAGTAACTCCCAGCACAGCCTAACAGACGCGCTCACACCTGCCCCTCAAGCCAGCCCTGTGGTTTCAGCGCAGCTTCACAGGAGG GAAGAGGTGCCACTTCCCAAGCTTGTTCCTGTGAATG gtgAAGAGTCTCTCAGGAAGTGCTTTGAATATTTTGAAGAACTAGATGTGAACTATCACAAGAGGTTTTTCCGTCAGCTTGAAATTAGTGACAATGTCATCAAAAGCAAAGAGAACCTTCCCTATGAAGACAGGATCCATGAACTGCTGCATATTTGGGTGGAGAAAGAAGGTAAAGGAGCGAGCTTAAATGACCTGCTGCAGGCTTTGAATATCCTGAACCAAAGGCGAACTGCTGAGACGATCCACCAGAAGGCTGTGGACGGCGGTCACTTCCTGCTTTTGTAG
- the LOC113033476 gene encoding cytochrome b ascorbate-dependent protein 3 isoform X1, with product MQQCGPSSPSCSTSDCFPLGTLNTAACGSETSAEPQKREPAGLFRMRPIVIFYGFYLLCFGLGVACVVCVCLWNSKWRGGFAWDGSSLQFNWHPVLMVTGLVVVYGNGAVLYRIPLTWGQNKLPWKLLHAALMLLALVLSIVGLCAVFDFHNAQKTPNLYSIHSWIGIAATALFAMQWVAGMAGFLLPCSPVSLRKRLKPMHVWLGGSILTLSIAACISGINEKLFFVLKGINMTQPYSALPPEALLGNSLGVLIVAFGLVVLKILSTREWQRPDSRPEDMAYTPLLQEENE from the exons ATGCAGCAGTGTGGCCCTTCATCtcccagctgctccacctctgACTGCTTCCCCCTCGGTACCCTCAATACAGCTGCATGTGGAAGTGAGACTTCGGCTGAACCGCAGAAACGCGAA CCTGCAGGTCTCTTCAGGATGAGACCCATCGTGATCTTCTATGGATTCTACCTGCTGTGCTTTGGCCTGGGTGTGGCCTGCGTGGTGTGCGTGTGCCTGTGGAACAGCAAGTGGCGCGGCGGTTTTGCTTGGGACGGCTCGTCGCTTCAGTTCAACTGGCACCCCGTCCTGATGGTGACGGGTCTGGTGGTGGTGTATGGCAACG GAGCTGTGTTGTACCGCATCCCTCTGACCTGGGGTCAGAATAAACTCCCGTGGAAGCTGCTTCATGCGGCACTGATGCTCCTCGCCCTGGTGCTGTCGATCGTGGGGCTCTGTGCTGTGTTTGACTTCCACAACGCCCAAAAGACACCCAACCTCTACTCCATACACAGCTGGATCGGAATCGCAGCAACAGCTCTTTTCGCAATGCAG TGGGTGGCGGGTATGGCGGGTTTCCTCCTTCCCTGCTCCCCCGTATCTTTACGTAAACGCCTGAAACCCATGCATGTGTGGTTGGGAGGTAGCATACTGACGCTCAGCATTGCTGCCTGCATCTCTGGCATCAACGAGAAACTCTTCTTTGTTCT GAAAGGAATCAATATGACTCAGCCATACTCTGCCCTTCCACCTGAGGCTTTGTTGGGAAATTCATTAGGGGTTTTGATCGTAGCCTTTGGCCTGGTTGTCCTCAAGATTCTGTCCACCCGAGAATGGCAGAGACCAGACTCCAGGCCTGAGGATATGGCCTACACG CCTTTGCttcaagaagaaaatgaatga
- the LOC113033476 gene encoding cytochrome b ascorbate-dependent protein 3 isoform X2, giving the protein MRPIVIFYGFYLLCFGLGVACVVCVCLWNSKWRGGFAWDGSSLQFNWHPVLMVTGLVVVYGNGAVLYRIPLTWGQNKLPWKLLHAALMLLALVLSIVGLCAVFDFHNAQKTPNLYSIHSWIGIAATALFAMQWVAGMAGFLLPCSPVSLRKRLKPMHVWLGGSILTLSIAACISGINEKLFFVLKGINMTQPYSALPPEALLGNSLGVLIVAFGLVVLKILSTREWQRPDSRPEDMAYTPLLQEENE; this is encoded by the exons ATGAGACCCATCGTGATCTTCTATGGATTCTACCTGCTGTGCTTTGGCCTGGGTGTGGCCTGCGTGGTGTGCGTGTGCCTGTGGAACAGCAAGTGGCGCGGCGGTTTTGCTTGGGACGGCTCGTCGCTTCAGTTCAACTGGCACCCCGTCCTGATGGTGACGGGTCTGGTGGTGGTGTATGGCAACG GAGCTGTGTTGTACCGCATCCCTCTGACCTGGGGTCAGAATAAACTCCCGTGGAAGCTGCTTCATGCGGCACTGATGCTCCTCGCCCTGGTGCTGTCGATCGTGGGGCTCTGTGCTGTGTTTGACTTCCACAACGCCCAAAAGACACCCAACCTCTACTCCATACACAGCTGGATCGGAATCGCAGCAACAGCTCTTTTCGCAATGCAG TGGGTGGCGGGTATGGCGGGTTTCCTCCTTCCCTGCTCCCCCGTATCTTTACGTAAACGCCTGAAACCCATGCATGTGTGGTTGGGAGGTAGCATACTGACGCTCAGCATTGCTGCCTGCATCTCTGGCATCAACGAGAAACTCTTCTTTGTTCT GAAAGGAATCAATATGACTCAGCCATACTCTGCCCTTCCACCTGAGGCTTTGTTGGGAAATTCATTAGGGGTTTTGATCGTAGCCTTTGGCCTGGTTGTCCTCAAGATTCTGTCCACCCGAGAATGGCAGAGACCAGACTCCAGGCCTGAGGATATGGCCTACACG CCTTTGCttcaagaagaaaatgaatga